A window of Deltaproteobacteria bacterium contains these coding sequences:
- a CDS encoding acetate--CoA ligase family protein, producing MHTFFNAGSIAVIGVSPRPGNLGQKIVENLHAFSYNGVIELVGQRGGTFHGHYIHQSVAEIARPIDLAVIFTPARIVPGMMEECARAGIKRIVIESGGFAEKDKGGAQLAERIRTIATENDIRFVGPNGIGTFNTHTGLCVSFSYMPQVRPGGISIVTQSGGVGISYLSEFANEHLGVAKFASIGNKMSVDEVDLLEYLIDDPDTQQIVFYLESFARAREFCRLVGSTDKPVVVHKSNTGELSSAIAASHTTAMLSDDHVAEEALRQMGVLRTRTLHGAVSGAKIFSLPPLRGTRIGVISRSGGHAVIAADTCARHGFTLPPFDDHVLNVVSEHVRAGVIRLQNPLDLGDLFEIEAYKAVLSDILAQPQIDGVVFLLAYFSAANTQAPLDLLRHLAEQCERHKKPVAMVLHAWPEEIVRVKSLAIFPIFGTADEAVDALAVSLVHHRRVDRRREPPPRLRVDRARAGEILDASRGKSHLGVEAYDVCRAYGLPVIDTRFAPTGAKAASAARELGFPVALKVESPDASHKTDVGGVALKLANAKAVREAFERVRASLGKHVRGARFDGVVVQPMVTGGLELIVGAARDRDFGPLVALGWGGIAAEVLGKPVTRLAPISRDEALRMIDKLPARKVLDAMRGRPPFDIAALADIIVRVGLMIANHDDLAELDLNPVRLFERGKGAAILDVRMIPGA from the coding sequence ATGCACACATTTTTCAACGCGGGCAGTATCGCCGTGATCGGCGTGAGCCCGCGCCCGGGCAACCTCGGCCAGAAGATCGTCGAAAACCTCCACGCGTTTTCGTACAACGGCGTCATCGAGCTCGTCGGGCAGCGCGGCGGCACGTTCCACGGTCATTACATTCATCAAAGCGTCGCCGAGATCGCGCGGCCCATCGACCTCGCCGTGATCTTCACCCCCGCGCGCATCGTGCCGGGCATGATGGAAGAGTGCGCCCGCGCGGGCATCAAACGCATCGTCATCGAGTCCGGCGGATTCGCGGAAAAAGACAAAGGCGGCGCGCAGCTCGCCGAGCGCATCCGCACGATCGCCACCGAAAACGACATCCGCTTCGTCGGCCCCAACGGCATCGGCACCTTCAACACGCACACGGGCCTGTGCGTGAGCTTTTCGTACATGCCTCAAGTCCGCCCGGGCGGCATTTCCATCGTCACGCAGTCCGGCGGCGTCGGGATTTCGTATCTGAGCGAATTCGCCAACGAACACCTGGGCGTCGCCAAGTTCGCGTCGATCGGCAACAAGATGAGCGTGGACGAGGTCGACCTGCTCGAATACCTCATCGACGATCCCGACACCCAGCAGATCGTCTTTTACCTGGAGAGCTTCGCCCGCGCGCGCGAGTTCTGCCGGCTCGTCGGTTCGACCGACAAACCCGTCGTCGTGCACAAGAGCAACACCGGCGAGCTTTCGAGCGCCATCGCCGCGAGCCACACCACGGCGATGCTCTCCGACGACCACGTCGCCGAGGAGGCGCTGCGTCAGATGGGCGTACTGCGCACGCGCACGCTGCACGGCGCGGTCAGCGGGGCGAAGATCTTCTCGCTGCCGCCGCTGCGCGGCACGCGAATCGGCGTGATCTCGCGCTCGGGCGGTCACGCGGTCATCGCGGCCGACACCTGCGCGCGCCACGGCTTCACGCTGCCGCCCTTCGACGACCACGTGCTGAACGTCGTGAGCGAGCACGTGCGCGCCGGCGTCATCCGCCTGCAAAATCCGCTCGACCTCGGCGACCTGTTCGAGATCGAGGCGTACAAGGCCGTTCTCTCCGACATTCTCGCGCAGCCGCAGATCGACGGCGTCGTCTTTTTGCTCGCGTATTTTTCCGCGGCGAACACGCAGGCGCCTCTCGATCTTCTCCGCCACCTCGCCGAGCAGTGCGAGCGCCACAAAAAGCCCGTGGCGATGGTGCTGCACGCGTGGCCCGAGGAGATCGTGCGCGTCAAATCGCTCGCGATCTTCCCCATCTTCGGCACCGCGGACGAGGCCGTGGACGCGCTCGCCGTCAGCCTCGTGCATCACCGGCGCGTCGATCGCCGCCGCGAACCGCCGCCGCGCCTGCGCGTCGACCGCGCCCGGGCGGGCGAAATCCTCGACGCGTCGCGCGGCAAATCGCACCTCGGCGTCGAAGCGTACGACGTGTGCCGCGCCTACGGCCTGCCGGTCATCGACACGCGCTTCGCCCCGACCGGCGCGAAGGCCGCATCCGCCGCGCGCGAACTCGGCTTCCCCGTCGCGCTCAAGGTCGAAAGCCCCGACGCGAGCCACAAGACCGACGTGGGCGGCGTGGCGCTCAAGCTCGCGAACGCCAAGGCCGTGCGCGAAGCGTTCGAACGCGTGCGTGCGTCGCTCGGCAAACACGTGCGCGGCGCGCGCTTCGACGGCGTCGTGGTGCAGCCGATGGTGACGGGCGGGCTCGAGCTCATCGTCGGCGCGGCGCGCGACCGCGACTTCGGCCCGCTGGTCGCGCTCGGCTGGGGCGGCATCGCTGCCGAGGTACTGGGCAAACCCGTCACGCGCCTCGCGCCCATCTCGCGCGACGAGGCGCTGCGCATGATCGACAAGCTCCCCGCGCGCAAGGTGCTCGACGCCATGCGCGGCCGGCCGCCCTTCGACATCGCCGCCCTCGCCGACATCATCGTGCGCGTCGGCCTCATGATCGCGAACCACGACGACCTCGCCGAACTCGACCTCAACCCCGTGCGCCTGTTCGAACGCGGAAAGGGCGCGGCGATCCTCGACGTGCGCATGATTCCGGGGGCGTGA
- a CDS encoding AAA family ATPase, whose product MAVPSFDAFLEPLLRALAAAPEGLRASEAYEHVAIRLGLNEADKKITLPKNPQFAYRHRTRWASQYLRWAGYVDSPSRGFWKISADGSLFLANHPNPLTQAEIKHVVEIGERNSKTLPIDEELDVAAADKDVNLVGKTSDRQFGVGVVLAHEARTLSTKRTWLISLGPRSMYWDEFHREGIIAIGWDYLGDLRQYADIGTIRDKIREERETDENPINDGLACWQFVHDMREGDGVFVIKGQYGILGYGVVTSDYRYEEYRPYPNVRSVRWIKRGDWTLKDRFRAKALTEVTPYEEWLQGLRAIVGISTEDVAIETSAYEVMWPPYDLDSAISDLFLSADRVRELLDLCRRKKNLILQGPPGVGKTFVASRLAYLLIGVKDDTRVERVQFHPSYSYEDFVQGLRPAEGGGFERTDGPFLRFARRAVEDPDHAYVLVIDEINRGNISKILGELLSLIEADKREAMYGVTLAYSRDGELRFHLPPNLFLIGTMNTADRALAFVDYALRRRFAFFDIAPAFSSDRFEEDLRRRGVGDELRKTIVDRMSALNNRIREDKTLGDGFCVGHSYFCQAEGPFDLDWFRQIVRYEIVPLLREYWFDNTSGWESERDQLLGD is encoded by the coding sequence ATGGCTGTTCCTTCCTTTGATGCCTTTTTGGAACCGCTCCTGCGCGCACTGGCTGCTGCGCCGGAGGGATTGCGAGCGTCCGAGGCCTACGAGCACGTGGCAATTCGACTCGGGTTGAATGAAGCCGACAAGAAAATAACACTCCCAAAGAACCCGCAATTCGCGTATCGGCACCGGACCCGCTGGGCAAGCCAGTACCTCCGGTGGGCTGGCTACGTGGACAGTCCGTCTCGAGGCTTTTGGAAGATTTCTGCTGATGGGAGCCTGTTCTTAGCCAATCATCCGAATCCCCTTACCCAAGCTGAAATCAAGCACGTTGTCGAGATCGGCGAACGGAATTCGAAAACCCTTCCGATCGACGAAGAACTCGATGTGGCAGCCGCTGACAAAGATGTGAATCTTGTTGGCAAGACGAGTGATCGGCAATTTGGCGTAGGCGTTGTGCTCGCCCATGAGGCGCGAACTCTTAGCACCAAACGTACGTGGCTGATTTCGCTCGGCCCCAGATCGATGTACTGGGACGAATTTCATCGCGAAGGCATCATCGCGATCGGTTGGGATTACCTCGGAGATCTCCGTCAGTACGCAGACATCGGCACGATTCGGGACAAGATCCGCGAGGAGCGCGAAACCGACGAGAACCCGATCAACGACGGCTTGGCGTGCTGGCAGTTTGTCCACGATATGCGGGAAGGCGACGGTGTTTTCGTCATCAAGGGGCAATATGGAATTCTAGGGTATGGAGTCGTCACTTCCGATTATCGATACGAGGAGTACCGCCCATATCCCAACGTCCGCAGCGTCCGTTGGATCAAGCGCGGCGATTGGACGCTAAAAGATAGGTTCAGGGCCAAGGCGCTGACGGAGGTCACCCCATACGAAGAATGGTTGCAAGGGCTCCGCGCGATTGTCGGGATCAGCACTGAAGACGTCGCGATCGAAACGAGCGCGTACGAAGTCATGTGGCCGCCGTATGACCTCGACTCCGCGATCAGCGACCTCTTCCTTTCGGCGGATCGAGTCCGCGAGTTGCTCGACCTTTGTCGGCGAAAGAAGAATCTGATCTTGCAAGGCCCACCCGGCGTCGGCAAGACCTTCGTCGCCTCGCGGCTCGCTTACCTGCTGATCGGCGTGAAGGACGACACTCGCGTCGAGCGTGTGCAGTTTCACCCGTCGTATTCCTACGAGGACTTCGTCCAAGGGCTTCGCCCTGCCGAGGGCGGCGGATTCGAACGGACGGACGGACCATTCCTGCGCTTCGCGCGGCGCGCGGTCGAGGACCCGGACCACGCCTACGTTCTCGTGATCGACGAGATCAATCGCGGCAATATCAGCAAGATTCTGGGAGAACTGCTCTCGCTGATTGAGGCCGACAAACGCGAAGCCATGTACGGCGTGACGCTCGCGTATTCGCGCGACGGCGAGTTACGCTTCCACCTCCCGCCGAACCTATTCCTGATCGGAACCATGAACACCGCCGATCGCGCCCTAGCCTTTGTCGACTACGCCCTGCGACGCCGATTCGCTTTCTTCGATATCGCCCCCGCGTTTTCAAGCGACCGCTTCGAGGAGGATCTCCGAAGGCGTGGCGTCGGCGACGAATTGCGAAAGACGATCGTTGACCGAATGAGCGCCTTGAACAACCGGATCCGCGAGGACAAAACGCTTGGCGATGGATTTTGCGTCGGGCACAGCTACTTCTGCCAAGCCGAAGGTCCATTCGATCTCGACTGGTTTCGCCAAATCGTCCGTTACGAAATCGTGCCGCTGCTGCGCGAGTACTGGTTCGACAATACGAGCGGTTGGGAGTCGGAACGCGACCAGCTGCTCGGCGATTAG
- a CDS encoding creatininase family protein, which translates to MTEMNPEPTHERLLRLERITHTRMKALDPKRTFVLATMSPLEVHGPHLPLGQDVFEARAMAEHAALAVLEKRPDWTVLLVPPLHVAADTLPMLGSVEFSPHLVERVAFALLEPFAKAGFARMGYSSFHGGPRHFLALELAGERLARKYGVAVVSMFSMLLARVKEGQVFLDAVADVPGRQAELRHMVRDQHAGYVETSMALHLYGSLVENGWQTLPGATPREEPGEGENDSFLFSGEVGGGIAARLRRVRGTATLLVRAVKFFRANSYYGYPAFASEEEGRRIFEHLVALTADAAGDFIDRGMDAGVHSPLWAYRRILLNRPLNAVADALMAK; encoded by the coding sequence ATGACCGAGATGAACCCCGAACCCACGCACGAACGCCTGCTGCGTCTGGAGCGCATCACGCACACGCGGATGAAGGCGCTCGATCCGAAACGCACGTTCGTGCTGGCGACGATGAGCCCGCTCGAGGTCCACGGCCCGCACCTGCCGCTGGGGCAGGACGTGTTCGAGGCGCGGGCCATGGCCGAGCACGCCGCGCTCGCCGTGCTCGAAAAGCGGCCCGACTGGACCGTGCTGCTCGTGCCGCCGCTTCATGTCGCCGCCGACACGCTGCCCATGCTCGGCTCGGTCGAGTTTTCGCCGCATCTGGTCGAGCGCGTCGCGTTCGCGTTGCTCGAACCCTTCGCCAAGGCGGGTTTCGCGCGGATGGGCTACAGCTCGTTTCACGGCGGGCCCCGGCATTTTCTCGCGCTCGAGCTCGCGGGCGAGCGGCTCGCGCGCAAATACGGCGTCGCGGTCGTCTCGATGTTTTCGATGCTGCTCGCGCGCGTGAAAGAGGGGCAGGTGTTTCTCGACGCCGTCGCGGACGTCCCCGGCAGACAGGCCGAGCTGCGCCACATGGTGCGCGACCAACACGCGGGCTACGTCGAGACCTCGATGGCGCTGCACCTGTACGGATCGCTCGTCGAAAACGGATGGCAGACGCTCCCCGGCGCGACGCCGCGCGAGGAACCCGGCGAGGGCGAAAACGACTCGTTTCTGTTTTCGGGCGAGGTGGGCGGGGGAATCGCGGCGCGGCTGCGTCGCGTTCGCGGTACGGCGACGCTGCTGGTGCGCGCGGTGAAGTTCTTCCGCGCAAACTCGTATTACGGCTACCCCGCCTTCGCGAGCGAGGAGGAAGGGCGGCGGATTTTCGAACACCTCGTCGCCCTCACCGCCGATGCCGCGGGAGACTTCATCGATCGCGGAATGGACGCGGGGGTGCACTCGCCGCTGTGGGCCTACCGGCGAATCCTGCTCAACCGCCCGCTAAACGCCGTCGCCGATGCGCTGATGGCCAAATGA
- the pilM gene encoding pilus assembly protein PilM, whose product MPTRILGLDIGAAGVKAALVEAHFRKFEIQQCVTQRVPTPEEVAGRPVPESVATFRAKRAAENPPPPTVEGAEPSSAVEEPIPPIVWALIDLLRRPGLAYDEIVCAVAGGFVATRILKLPFSGRSKINQVLPMTIEDEVPFDMDEMVLSHEILHTAKDGATVLAAMAKRDDVARLLEWLEMAGIEPKALTMTGSALSVTAAHVLAGVEGASAVVDIGEQSTDAVIMNEGRIALVRSIPEGGEEVTANLARTLGIEAAAAERLKVEAGRVLATDDESGDARVVKLSHALVDAHQLLLGRLRQTIRSSEMAGQFKIRTLYLTGGASRLPGFAEHLSRELGVPVEPFPSLSPKLPSLVEADDEKNRAFGVAIGAAVWTAPSNRARAINFRQGAFAYRKVAQAVQGSLRGAAVMAGIVIALFIVLVLQSRSVQAKRIDALDQQARKIYLDTFTQQPPPGSIVQAFRTQADQVIQKYKIIGLLGEGNLRALDVIRAMSEALPKEVEIEVVKLDLKPEFVKIEAVTDKFETVNKIETELGKKTDVFKAVNRDEAKKTAGDKIKFKLTMQLVQKSKSASGVTTLFGSGQPASTPVIPGSEP is encoded by the coding sequence ATGCCGACCAGAATTCTCGGACTCGACATCGGAGCGGCCGGCGTCAAAGCCGCGCTGGTCGAGGCGCATTTTCGCAAGTTCGAGATCCAGCAATGCGTGACGCAGCGCGTGCCGACGCCGGAAGAGGTCGCGGGACGACCCGTGCCCGAATCCGTGGCGACGTTTCGCGCCAAGCGAGCTGCGGAAAATCCCCCACCGCCCACGGTCGAGGGTGCGGAGCCGTCGTCCGCCGTTGAAGAGCCGATCCCGCCCATCGTTTGGGCGCTCATCGATTTGCTGCGCCGCCCCGGCCTCGCGTACGACGAAATCGTCTGCGCCGTCGCCGGCGGATTCGTCGCGACACGAATCCTGAAGCTGCCGTTCTCGGGCCGCTCGAAGATCAATCAGGTCCTTCCCATGACGATCGAGGACGAGGTCCCCTTCGACATGGACGAGATGGTGCTCAGCCACGAAATCCTGCACACGGCCAAGGACGGCGCGACGGTGCTTGCCGCCATGGCGAAGCGCGACGACGTCGCCCGTCTGCTGGAATGGCTGGAGATGGCCGGCATCGAGCCCAAGGCGCTCACGATGACCGGATCGGCGCTCTCGGTGACGGCGGCCCACGTGCTCGCCGGCGTCGAGGGAGCCTCGGCGGTGGTGGACATCGGCGAACAGAGCACCGACGCCGTCATCATGAACGAAGGGCGCATCGCGCTGGTGCGTTCGATCCCCGAAGGCGGCGAGGAGGTCACGGCCAACCTCGCCAGGACGCTTGGCATCGAGGCCGCGGCGGCCGAACGGCTCAAGGTCGAGGCGGGTCGCGTTCTCGCGACCGACGACGAATCCGGGGATGCGCGCGTGGTGAAACTCTCGCACGCACTCGTCGACGCGCATCAGCTTCTCCTCGGTCGTCTGCGTCAAACGATTCGCTCCAGCGAAATGGCGGGGCAGTTCAAGATCCGAACGCTCTACCTGACGGGCGGCGCGAGCCGGTTGCCGGGTTTCGCCGAGCACCTGTCGCGCGAGCTCGGCGTGCCGGTCGAGCCTTTCCCGAGCCTGTCGCCCAAGCTGCCGAGCCTTGTCGAGGCCGACGACGAAAAGAACCGCGCCTTCGGCGTCGCGATCGGCGCCGCGGTGTGGACCGCGCCGTCGAACCGCGCGCGCGCGATCAACTTCCGTCAGGGTGCGTTTGCGTATCGCAAGGTCGCGCAGGCCGTGCAGGGCAGCCTCCGGGGCGCGGCGGTGATGGCGGGCATCGTCATCGCCCTGTTCATCGTGCTGGTTCTCCAGTCGCGTTCGGTGCAGGCGAAACGCATCGACGCGCTCGATCAGCAGGCGCGCAAGATCTACCTCGACACCTTCACGCAGCAACCGCCGCCGGGCAGCATCGTGCAGGCGTTCCGCACGCAGGCCGATCAGGTAATCCAGAAATACAAGATCATCGGGCTGCTCGGCGAGGGAAACCTGCGGGCGCTCGACGTGATCCGCGCGATGTCCGAGGCACTCCCGAAAGAGGTCGAGATCGAGGTGGTGAAGCTCGATCTCAAGCCCGAGTTCGTGAAGATCGAGGCGGTCACGGACAAGTTCGAAACGGTCAACAAGATCGAGACGGAACTGGGCAAGAAGACGGACGTGTTCAAAGCGGTGAACCGCGACGAGGCCAAGAAGACCGCCGGCGACAAGATCAAGTTCAAGTTGACGATGCAGCTCGTGCAAAAGTCCAAGTCGGCCTCGGGCGTGACCACGCTGTTCGGCAGCGGACAGCCGGCCTCGACGCCGGTCATTCCGGGGTCCGAGCCATGA